One genomic segment of Planktothrix sp. FACHB-1365 includes these proteins:
- a CDS encoding orange carotenoid protein N-terminal domain-containing protein, which produces MTFTPTQQDLEQALSKFRGLDVDTQLAFLWFVYTKMGQSITPAAPGAAQTEIAEGLYNQVQALSFEEQLQAQRDFLQNNDTQLCREYGSLSDNTKLLFWYRLAQGMDAKTIVPMPENYEFSQEGKALLGQLENMDFELQITFLRQSVEPTGAAPQSGSGL; this is translated from the coding sequence ATGACCTTTACACCCACTCAACAGGATTTAGAACAAGCTTTATCTAAATTCCGAGGATTAGATGTAGATACCCAATTAGCCTTTTTGTGGTTTGTTTATACAAAAATGGGTCAATCTATTACTCCTGCGGCTCCTGGTGCTGCCCAAACGGAGATTGCCGAAGGGTTATATAATCAAGTTCAAGCCCTTTCTTTTGAAGAACAATTGCAAGCTCAACGCGACTTTTTACAAAATAACGATACCCAATTGTGTCGTGAATATGGCTCTTTAAGTGACAATACAAAACTCTTGTTTTGGTATCGTTTAGCGCAAGGAATGGATGCTAAAACCATTGTTCCCATGCCGGAAAATTATGAATTTTCTCAAGAAGGCAAAGCTTTATTAGGTCAATTAGAAAATATGGATTTTGAACTACAAATTACCTTCCTCCGTCAAAGTGTTGAACCCACTGGAGCCGCGCCTCAATCAGGTTCTGGACTATAA